In Candidatus Fusobacterium pullicola, the sequence ATGAGATGGATGTATTGAAAAAAGATAAGTTCTTAGCTTTAGTGGATTCAGCTGTAAGTAGAATAAGATCAGTAGGACTTGCTGCACTTACAACTATATTTGGAATGATTCCACTACTTTGGGATCCACTATATGGAGATATGGCAGCTACAATAATTTTTGGATTATTTGCCTCTACAATGCTTACTTTATTTATTTTCCCAGTAATATATGGAACAATAAATAAGATCTATCCTAAAGAAACAATCAATGAGTAAGAAATTTATCAGTAAGTATATAAAAGTATGATATAATAGATAGGATAACAAAAATTTATTGAAAGGATAGTTAGAGATGGCACTTTTACAAGTTAATGATTTATATATGGGATTTTCTGGAGAAACACTATTTAAAAATGTTAGTTTCTCTGTAGATGAAAAGGATAAGATAGGGATAATTGGAGTAAATGGGGTTGGAAAGTCAACTTTAATAAAGATACTTATAGGACTTGAGTATGATGAGGTAGACCCTGCTACAAATCAAAGAGGAACAATAGCAAAGAAAGGTGGCTTAAAAATAGGCTACCTTTCTCAAAATCCAAATTTAAATAAAGAGAATACTGTATTTGAAGAGTTGATGACTGTATTTGATAATCTTAGACAGGATTATCACAGAATTCAAGAGCTGAATATAATATTAGCTGAAAATTTAGATGATTTTGATAAAACTATGGAAGAGCTAGGAAAAATAACAGCTAGATATGAGCAAAATGAAGGATATGCTGTTGAATACAAAGTAAAGCAGATTTTAAATGGACTGAGTTTATCAGAAAACTTATGGAATAGTAAGGTTGGAGACCTGTCTGGAGGGCAGATGTCAAGGGTAGCTCTAGGAAAGATACTACTTGAAGAGCCAGAGCTTTTAATACTAGACGAGCCTACAAACCACTTAGATTTAAATGCAATAGAGTGGCTTGAAAAGATGTTGAAGGATTATAAAAAAGCTGTAATGGTAATTTCCCATGATGTGTATTTTTTAGATAATGTAGTAAACAGAGTATTTGAAATGGAAGGAAAAACATTAAAAACTTATAATGGAAACTATACAGATTATACTATTCAAAAGGAAGCTTATATTACTGGTGCTGTAAAAGCTTTTGATAAAGAGCAAGATAAGATAAGAAAAATGGAAGAGTTTATCAGAAGATATAAGGCAGGGGTAAAATCTAAACAGGCTAGAGGAAGAGAAAAGATTTTAAATAGAATGGAAAAGATGGAAAACCCTGTAATCAGTAGAAAGAATATGAAGTTGAAGTTTGAAACTGATTTAACTAGTGTAGACCTAGTATTAAGAATAAAAGATATGTCAAAATCTTTTGAAGGAAAAAAAATATTCTCTAATA encodes:
- a CDS encoding ATP-binding cassette domain-containing protein → MALLQVNDLYMGFSGETLFKNVSFSVDEKDKIGIIGVNGVGKSTLIKILIGLEYDEVDPATNQRGTIAKKGGLKIGYLSQNPNLNKENTVFEELMTVFDNLRQDYHRIQELNIILAENLDDFDKTMEELGKITARYEQNEGYAVEYKVKQILNGLSLSENLWNSKVGDLSGGQMSRVALGKILLEEPELLILDEPTNHLDLNAIEWLEKMLKDYKKAVMVISHDVYFLDNVVNRVFEMEGKTLKTYNGNYTDYTIQKEAYITGAVKAFDKEQDKIRKMEEFIRRYKAGVKSKQARGREKILNRMEKMENPVISRKNMKLKFETDLTSVDLVLRIKDMSKSFEGKKIFSNINLDVYRGDRVGIIGKNGVGKSTLLKIVNSLETASSGEFKIGDRVKIGYYDQNHQGLNLNRTIIEELMYNFTLSEEQARNICGGFLFSEDDVYKEIKSLSGGEKTRVAFMKLMLEKPNFLILDEPTNHLDIYSREILEEALEDYTGTILVVSHDRNFLDCVVNSIYEIKKDGAVMFKGDYNSYLQQRDGVKEKDESKDKAVLSYEEQKRNKNRISSLEKKIVKAEETLAKLEEKKALKEEEYNEAGRVNDLDKLLTIQKELEDFDMEIMTVMEEWESLEEELKSLRGEA